One stretch of Anguilla anguilla isolate fAngAng1 chromosome 5, fAngAng1.pri, whole genome shotgun sequence DNA includes these proteins:
- the LOC118227223 gene encoding protein ALP1-like, whose product MSLIIPEVCQALWSSLQPEFVAFPSQAQWADIAQDFWMIWNFPLCLGAIDGKHVQIKAPPKSGSDYFNYKRTHSIVLMAACDAHYRFTMVDVGAYGRESDGGIFKESVFGSRLIDGTLPIPPPTTLPGTDVINPHTFVGDAAFPLHPNLMRPYPGSNLTIEQQTYNYRHCRARRIIETLLVSWLHGGGCLVVQWSAAQRTLCM is encoded by the exons ATGTCACTGATTATTCCTGAGGTGTGCCAAGCTTTATGGAGTAGCCTGCAGCCGGAGTTTGTTGCCTTCCCCTCCCAAGCACAGTGGGCGGACATAGCACAAGATTTCTGGATGATTTGGAACTTTCCACTGTGTTTGGGCGCCATCGATGGAAAGCATGTGCAAATCAAAGCACCTCCAAAGTCCGGCAGCGACTACTTCAACTACAAACGGACCCACTCCATTGTTCTCATGGCTGCATGTGATGCACATTACCGCTTCACGATGGTGGACGTGGGGGCCTACGGTCGTGAAAGTGATGGTGGCATATTCAAAGAGAGTGTTTTCGGTTCGAGGCTCATCGATGGAACACTGCCGATACCACCACCAACCACCCTGCCAGGCACAGATGTCATCAATCCACATACCTTTGTGGGAGATGCTGCTTTCCCACTGCATCCAAATCTGATGCGTCCATACCCAG GCTCCAACCTCACCATAGAGCAACAGACCTACAACTACCGCCATTGCCGGGCACGAAGGATAATAGAGACGCTTTTGGTATCCTGGCTTCACGGTGGAGGGTGTTTGGTCGTCCAATGGAGTGCAGCCCAGAGAACACTGTGCATGTGA